The genomic segment GGTGACGCTTGAATGCGCCGGCAACGGCCGCTCACTGCTCAAGCCGCGGCCGCTCAGCCAGCCATGGGTCCTCGAGGGCGTGGGCACGGCAGTCTGGACAGGCGTCCCGCTGGCCTACCTGCTCGCGCAGGCCCGCGTGGAGCCTGAAGCCGTAGAGGTGGTGTTCACCGGGGCGGATGAAGGGGTCCAGGGCGGCGTCCGCCACCACTACGCGCGGAGCCTGCCCATCGCGGAAGCGCTGCGGCCCGACGTCGTGCTTGCCTACAAGATGAACGGCAGCGAGCTGCCGGCCCAGCACGGCTACCCGCTGCGGCTGGTGGTTCCCGGCTGGTACGGCATGGCGAGCGTCAAATGGCTGCAGTCGATCCAGGTGGTGACGGCCCCGTTCCACGGCTTCCAGCAGGCGGTCGCGTACCGCTACCAGCACAACGCGAACGACGCCGGCACGCCGGTTTCGCGGATCAGGGTACGGTCGCTGATGGTTCCCCCGGGAATTCCGGACTTCTTCACGCGGCGCCGCATCCTCCCCCGCGGCCCGGTCATGCTGCGCGGCCGGGCCTGGTCCGGCGCTGTCTCTTATACACATCTCGCCGATGCCCGTGCGGTGGCGCGCGCCAGGGCTGTCGCCCCGGAGATCAAGGTCAGCGCCCCGGACCGGCCCGGACTGGGTGTGGCTGCCGACGGCGTGGTGAAGGTTGCTCCGCTGGTGGAGTCCGCCCTTAATACGGAGGCGCTGCACACGGCGGCCCTGGATAAAAAGGCGCTGCACAAAGAATCCCGGCGCCAAGAGGGCGTGCAGGAAGACGCCCAGAACAATCCGAAACCGAACGCAGAGGCCCCCGCCCCCGGCGAAACGGGACCCAAGGAAGCACCGGCACGGTCCGCGCTTGCCTTGTCCGCCCAGCCTCCGCGGCCGGCGCGGAAGCCCGCCGCCGGGAACATGGCCGTCCTGGACACCGGGTCCATGGTCTCGCTGGCACAGCACGAGGACGTCCGC from the Arthrobacter sp. KBS0703 genome contains:
- a CDS encoding molybdopterin-dependent oxidoreductase, producing the protein MTKLIYRRRQSARPRPHPGEPTYGPLTQDELQLAARNHSMPLEALRQDVTPPGMHYVLTHFDIPQIEDGSWHLRIGGAVEMAMELSLAALKKDPAISVPVTLECAGNGRSLLKPRPLSQPWVLEGVGTAVWTGVPLAYLLAQARVEPEAVEVVFTGADEGVQGGVRHHYARSLPIAEALRPDVVLAYKMNGSELPAQHGYPLRLVVPGWYGMASVKWLQSIQVVTAPFHGFQQAVAYRYQHNANDAGTPVSRIRVRSLMVPPGIPDFFTRRRILPRGPVMLRGRAWSGAVSYTHLADARAVARARAVAPEIKVSAPDRPGLGVAADGVVKVAPLVESALNTEALHTAALDKKALHKESRRQEGVQEDAQNNPKPNAEAPAPGETGPKEAPARSALALSAQPPRPARKPAAGNMAVLDTGSMVSLAQHEDVRVRS